A genomic stretch from Candidatus Nitrotoga arctica includes:
- a CDS encoding efflux RND transporter periplasmic adaptor subunit: MKRTILPVLISLLFVTSLAGCKGKETPHAIAHPINDPSVVKVTPEFLKRLTVTLASEGDVAETLRVPARVEVDEHRVARIGAAVTGRVTEIHAFLGQTVKRGDVLTTLNSTELATAQLTYLKALSHEALQRRAEERARLLFAADVIGEAELQKREADLVQAHAELHASHEQLKVLGMAKSAITKLAATRRVNSMSSIIATLDGIVIERTVTSGQVVQPAEALFTVADLSHVWLVAEVTEQQAALVKVGEVVQAKIPALDGKLIEGRLIFVADTVNPDRRTVEVRMDAANHERMLKPEMLASMLILVKSQRRLVVPAAAVVREDNKDHVFVQLDDKRFQLRRVLLGQESHGYFPVLEGIKIGERIVTEGGFHLNNERKREELGG, translated from the coding sequence GTGAAGCGCACGATCTTACCTGTTCTAATCTCTCTTCTATTTGTCACCAGTCTGGCTGGTTGCAAGGGGAAGGAAACACCGCATGCCATTGCGCATCCGATCAACGACCCCTCGGTGGTAAAAGTTACACCGGAATTTCTCAAACGCCTGACAGTCACCCTTGCTAGCGAAGGTGATGTGGCGGAGACCTTGCGCGTACCGGCCCGCGTCGAAGTGGACGAACATCGGGTGGCGCGCATCGGTGCTGCCGTAACTGGGCGTGTGACTGAGATCCATGCTTTTCTTGGTCAGACGGTAAAACGCGGCGATGTGCTGACCACACTGAATAGCACCGAGCTGGCTACTGCCCAGCTCACCTATCTCAAAGCTTTATCCCATGAAGCGCTGCAGCGCCGAGCGGAGGAGCGAGCAAGATTACTGTTCGCTGCCGATGTTATTGGCGAAGCTGAACTGCAAAAACGAGAAGCTGATCTGGTCCAGGCTCACGCCGAGCTGCACGCTTCCCACGAACAGCTCAAGGTGCTTGGTATGGCAAAAAGCGCCATTACCAAGCTGGCGGCTACCCGTCGGGTGAATTCCATGTCCTCCATTATTGCGACTCTCGACGGAATTGTGATTGAGCGTACTGTAACATCGGGCCAAGTAGTGCAACCGGCGGAAGCTCTCTTTACCGTAGCAGATCTGTCCCACGTCTGGCTGGTGGCCGAGGTAACCGAACAGCAGGCTGCCTTGGTGAAGGTAGGTGAAGTGGTGCAAGCTAAGATTCCGGCATTGGACGGAAAACTTATTGAGGGGCGACTGATTTTTGTCGCCGACACCGTCAATCCCGATAGACGAACGGTGGAGGTGCGCATGGATGCAGCGAATCATGAGCGCATGCTCAAGCCGGAAATGCTGGCCTCCATGCTAATTCTGGTTAAATCCCAGCGCCGCTTGGTGGTGCCAGCTGCGGCGGTGGTGCGAGAGGATAACAAGGATCATGTTTTCGTCCAGCTGGACGATAAACGCTTCCAGTTGCGGCGTGTCCTGCTTGGACAAGAAAGCCATGGTTATTTCCCAGTGCTGGAGGGCATCAAAATAGGCGAACGTATCGTCACAGAAGGCGGTTTTCATCTTAACAACGAGCGCAAGCGAGAAGAGCTGGGAGGCTGA
- a CDS encoding TolC family protein gives MQLHSLLIRLWWSIFLLIAITPSYAATSLTLNDALRLAAIHSPTLADVAAQERGAHAALTTARAYPNPDLQVGAGSSLSKHLSVPNGHTRVAGLSQLVELPSVRAARRQGAEAGITASAAVVSDAQLNLRTSVTQAFFDVLRRQEEVKLATINHELLMQIRDRVKLKVKVGESPRFELVKAEVEALAAKSAVNSAELRITQARDRLRALIGAPLAGNFEVAQEPLLPPDLPALEELRKDLLERQPLLKVADAQMRRAQARVQLERNLRFPQPTISVGSNQDPDWKQWQVGVSLPLPLWNRRQGPIGEAVAGLDRAEAEKRQTSINLLGVLDQAYGRYQIAKNQVKIFETGLMHDAENAMKVAEAAYRYGERGILDFLDAQRVLRTTRLDYLNARYELQAALIEIARLRAPPPNAGEIL, from the coding sequence ATGCAATTGCATAGCTTACTTATTCGTTTATGGTGGTCGATATTTTTACTAATCGCCATCACCCCATCATATGCGGCGACGTCATTGACTTTAAACGATGCCTTGCGTCTCGCAGCCATACACAGTCCAACGCTCGCTGACGTGGCAGCCCAGGAGCGTGGCGCGCATGCTGCTCTCACTACGGCGCGGGCCTATCCCAATCCCGATCTTCAAGTCGGAGCTGGAAGTTCTCTTTCAAAGCATTTAAGTGTCCCCAATGGGCATACCCGCGTAGCTGGATTATCTCAGCTGGTCGAACTTCCCTCCGTGCGTGCCGCTCGACGGCAGGGCGCAGAAGCTGGCATCACCGCCAGTGCGGCGGTAGTATCGGATGCGCAATTAAATCTGCGTACCTCAGTAACGCAGGCTTTTTTCGATGTATTGCGTCGCCAGGAGGAGGTCAAGCTCGCTACGATCAACCATGAGTTACTAATGCAAATTCGCGACAGGGTGAAGCTCAAAGTAAAAGTTGGAGAATCTCCGCGCTTTGAATTGGTGAAGGCAGAAGTCGAGGCATTGGCTGCGAAGAGTGCCGTTAATAGTGCTGAACTACGCATTACCCAAGCCCGCGATCGACTACGGGCACTCATTGGCGCGCCGCTTGCGGGGAACTTCGAAGTGGCACAGGAACCGTTACTACCACCCGATCTGCCAGCTCTGGAAGAACTGCGTAAAGATTTATTGGAGCGTCAGCCATTACTTAAAGTGGCGGACGCTCAAATGCGTCGTGCGCAAGCGCGAGTGCAGCTAGAACGCAACCTGCGTTTCCCACAGCCCACCATTTCGGTAGGCTCCAATCAAGATCCAGATTGGAAACAGTGGCAGGTCGGCGTGAGCTTGCCCTTGCCGTTATGGAATCGTCGTCAGGGCCCCATCGGCGAGGCCGTAGCAGGGCTTGATCGGGCTGAGGCGGAGAAGCGGCAGACGAGCATCAATCTACTGGGAGTTCTGGACCAGGCTTACGGCCGATACCAGATTGCCAAAAACCAAGTAAAGATATTCGAAACCGGCCTGATGCATGATGCCGAAAACGCCATGAAGGTAGCCGAAGCGGCGTATCGCTATGGTGAGCGTGGCATTCTTGATTTTCTGGACGCCCAACGCGTTTTACGCACCACCCGCCTGGACTACCTTAATGCTCGTTACGAACTGCAAGCTGCGCTAATCGAAATTGCCCGGCTGCGCGCCCCCCCCCCCAATGCCGGAGAAATACTGTGA
- a CDS encoding protein-L-isoaspartate O-methyltransferase family protein yields MGNVEQARFNMVEQQIRPWDVLDMRVLDLLSQIKRERFVPPGRQSMAFMDMEIPLGHEVSMWQPKMEARALQALQLGRNDRVLEVGSGSGYLTALLSHLAMHVTSVEIVPELHAFAEKNLAAHHINNVTLALGDAAQGWPGSYDVIVLTGSVPILPEAFQNSLKPGGRLFAIIGDAPAMHADLITCVAPNILERVTLFETSIAPLQNTLQPKRFVF; encoded by the coding sequence ATGGGTAACGTGGAACAAGCGCGCTTTAATATGGTGGAGCAACAGATTCGGCCTTGGGACGTTCTGGATATGCGGGTACTGGATTTGTTGAGCCAGATTAAACGCGAACGTTTCGTACCGCCCGGAAGGCAAAGCATGGCTTTCATGGATATGGAAATTCCATTGGGACATGAGGTTTCAATGTGGCAGCCCAAGATGGAAGCGCGCGCATTGCAGGCATTGCAGCTTGGGCGCAACGATCGCGTGCTGGAAGTTGGTAGCGGCAGTGGTTACCTGACTGCTTTGCTCTCTCATCTTGCGATGCATGTGACCAGCGTTGAGATCGTGCCGGAACTGCATGCTTTTGCGGAAAAGAATTTGGCGGCGCATCATATTAATAATGTAACCTTGGCACTGGGCGATGCGGCGCAAGGCTGGCCGGGTTCTTACGATGTAATCGTATTGACAGGCTCAGTACCAATCTTACCGGAAGCATTCCAGAACAGCTTGAAACCAGGTGGCCGTCTGTTTGCCATCATTGGTGATGCTCCGGCGATGCATGCTGATCTGATTACTTGTGTGGCACCCAATATATTAGAGAGAGTTACCCTGTTCGAGACATCCATTGCGCCACTGCAAAACACGCTGCAACCTAAGCGTTTCGTTTTTTGA
- a CDS encoding efflux RND transporter permease subunit, with the protein MLESLIQAALKQRLVLVVVAVCLVAFGLDATRKLSVDAFPDVTNVQVQIATEALGRSPEEVERFVTVPLEMAMTGLPGLEEMRSLNKPGLSLITLVFTDATNVYFARQLVMERLIEVGGRMPQNVTPVLGPLSTGLGEVYQYTLEHPDDGERVLSQEELTKRRITQDWVVRPLLRGIPGVAEINSQGGYVKQYQALVNPDRMRHYKVTLQEIYQALARNNANSGGGVLPRYAEQYLIRGIGLIKTLDDIRMIVLKEQSGVPVLMRDVAEVTIGHEVRYGALLKNGITESVGGIVMMIRAGNAKEIVSRVKQRVAEINDKGMLPGGLKIIPYYDRSELVDAAVKTVMKVLLEGVVLVIIVLFLFLGDVRSSLIVVASLLLTPLITFMVMNHYGLSANLMSLGGLAIATGLIVDGSVVVVENTFQRLAERKDISRMQIVLDAASEVATPVVFGISIIILVFLPLMTLEGMEGKMFAPLAFTIAIALFVSLILALTLTPVLCSYLLKGKEEHDTRLVAFMKKPYLRLLDWTLTNGRKTIIISGGAFVGALLLLPLLGTAFIPEMKEGSIVPGINRVPNISLEESIKIEMEAMRMVMQVPGVKSAFSGVGRGESPADSQSQNESTPIVSLKPRDEWPKGWTQDDIADAIRDKVKTLPGVQIVMAQPISDRVDEMVTGVRSDVAIKLFGDDMDTLKLKADAIAKVATSIKGAQDLRVERVTGQQYLSINIDRHAIARHGLNVADINDVIETAIGGRTTTEIFEGERRFSAVVRLPERFRNSLGEIHDLRVISPNGAHVALEDLATISVLDGPAQISREKAKRRIVVGVNVKGRDLGGFVAELQLAVDAKIKLPEGYYLEWGGQFQNMERAMGHLMVIVPVTIAAIFFLLFLLFGSLRYASLIIMVLPFASIGGVVSLFLTGEYLSVPASVGFIALWGIAVLNGVVLVSYIRTLRDKGMSQSEAVIQGCRQRFRPVLMTATVAMLGLIPMLFATGPGSEVQRPLAIVVIGGLVTSTLLTLVVLPTLYKWFEEKSVEA; encoded by the coding sequence ATGCTGGAATCCCTGATTCAGGCTGCGCTCAAACAGCGTTTGGTGCTTGTCGTGGTGGCGGTATGCTTAGTGGCATTCGGATTGGATGCGACGCGGAAGCTGTCAGTGGATGCCTTTCCAGACGTGACCAATGTACAAGTGCAGATTGCCACGGAGGCTTTGGGCCGTTCACCCGAGGAAGTCGAACGCTTCGTTACCGTGCCATTGGAAATGGCCATGACTGGCCTGCCGGGATTGGAGGAGATGCGCTCGCTCAATAAACCGGGGCTATCGCTGATTACTCTGGTGTTTACCGATGCGACCAATGTCTATTTCGCACGCCAGCTGGTAATGGAGCGCCTGATCGAGGTAGGCGGACGTATGCCGCAGAACGTGACGCCCGTACTCGGCCCGCTGTCTACTGGATTGGGTGAGGTTTATCAGTACACGTTGGAGCACCCAGACGACGGTGAGCGGGTGCTCAGTCAAGAAGAGCTGACCAAACGCCGCATTACTCAGGACTGGGTGGTGCGGCCACTGCTACGTGGCATTCCTGGCGTGGCAGAGATCAATTCCCAAGGTGGCTACGTCAAGCAGTATCAAGCGTTGGTGAATCCGGATCGCATGAGGCATTACAAGGTGACCCTGCAGGAAATATACCAGGCCCTCGCCCGCAACAACGCCAACTCTGGTGGCGGCGTGTTGCCCCGTTACGCTGAACAATATTTGATTCGCGGCATAGGCCTGATAAAAACCTTGGACGATATTCGTATGATCGTGCTTAAGGAGCAGAGTGGAGTGCCGGTGCTCATGCGCGATGTAGCTGAAGTAACCATCGGTCACGAGGTGCGCTATGGCGCATTGCTTAAGAATGGCATCACCGAGTCGGTGGGCGGGATAGTGATGATGATCCGCGCCGGTAACGCCAAAGAGATTGTTAGCCGGGTTAAACAAAGAGTCGCAGAAATAAACGATAAGGGGATGCTCCCCGGCGGCCTCAAAATCATTCCATACTACGACCGCAGCGAGCTGGTGGATGCTGCCGTGAAAACTGTGATGAAGGTGCTGCTCGAGGGCGTGGTTCTTGTCATCATCGTGCTGTTTCTGTTCCTCGGCGATGTACGCTCATCCCTGATCGTAGTTGCATCCCTGCTCTTGACCCCACTGATCACCTTCATGGTGATGAACCATTACGGCCTGTCCGCCAATCTGATGTCCCTCGGCGGCCTCGCTATTGCCACCGGTTTGATTGTGGACGGTTCGGTGGTGGTGGTTGAAAATACTTTTCAGCGCCTCGCTGAGCGCAAAGATATCAGCCGGATGCAGATAGTTCTTGATGCGGCATCAGAAGTAGCCACACCGGTTGTTTTTGGTATCTCTATCATCATCCTGGTATTCCTGCCACTAATGACTCTGGAGGGCATGGAAGGCAAAATGTTCGCCCCACTCGCATTCACCATTGCTATCGCCCTGTTCGTATCGCTGATTCTGGCGCTCACCCTGACCCCGGTTCTGTGCTCATACCTGTTAAAAGGAAAGGAAGAGCACGATACTCGCTTGGTTGCCTTTATGAAAAAGCCTTACCTGCGACTATTGGATTGGACACTGACTAACGGCAGGAAGACCATCATCATATCGGGAGGGGCGTTCGTCGGAGCCTTGCTGCTGCTACCTTTGCTCGGCACGGCGTTCATTCCCGAGATGAAAGAAGGTTCTATCGTGCCCGGCATCAATCGCGTGCCCAATATCTCGCTGGAGGAATCCATCAAGATAGAAATGGAGGCGATGCGCATGGTGATGCAGGTGCCCGGGGTGAAATCGGCTTTTTCTGGCGTTGGCCGTGGTGAGAGTCCCGCCGATTCGCAAAGTCAGAATGAATCTACCCCGATAGTCAGTCTCAAACCCCGTGACGAATGGCCAAAAGGATGGACGCAGGACGACATTGCTGATGCCATCCGAGACAAGGTCAAAACTTTGCCCGGGGTGCAGATTGTTATGGCCCAGCCGATTTCCGACCGAGTGGATGAAATGGTCACCGGGGTGCGCTCCGATGTGGCGATCAAATTGTTCGGCGATGACATGGACACACTCAAGCTGAAGGCCGACGCAATCGCCAAGGTGGCGACCTCAATCAAGGGAGCGCAGGATCTGCGCGTAGAAAGGGTTACCGGTCAGCAATATTTATCTATTAATATCGATCGTCACGCCATCGCTCGCCACGGTCTCAACGTAGCTGACATCAACGACGTGATCGAAACGGCTATAGGCGGCAGGACGACCACTGAAATCTTTGAGGGCGAGCGCCGCTTTAGCGCCGTAGTGCGCTTGCCAGAGCGCTTCCGCAACAGCTTGGGAGAGATCCATGATCTGCGCGTCATCTCGCCCAATGGTGCCCACGTGGCTCTGGAAGATTTGGCCACCATCAGTGTTTTGGATGGGCCAGCGCAGATTAGCCGGGAAAAGGCCAAGCGTCGCATCGTGGTGGGGGTTAACGTTAAGGGTCGTGACTTAGGCGGTTTCGTCGCCGAACTGCAGTTGGCTGTAGATGCCAAGATCAAGCTCCCCGAAGGTTATTACCTGGAATGGGGCGGTCAGTTCCAGAACATGGAGCGGGCGATGGGTCACTTGATGGTCATCGTTCCCGTGACCATTGCGGCGATTTTCTTCTTGCTATTTCTGCTATTCGGCTCCCTGCGCTACGCCTCACTTATTATCATGGTGCTACCTTTCGCCTCGATCGGCGGCGTGGTGTCCCTGTTTTTAACAGGCGAGTATTTGTCAGTGCCCGCCTCAGTGGGGTTCATCGCCTTGTGGGGGATCGCAGTGCTAAATGGTGTGGTGCTGGTATCCTATATCCGCACCTTGCGGGATAAAGGCATGTCTCAGTCGGAAGCCGTAATTCAAGGTTGCCGACAGCGCTTTCGCCCAGTGCTGATGACTGCCACGGTAGCGATGTTGGGGCTTATCCCCATGTTGTTCGCTACAGGCCCAGGATCTGAAGTACAACGGCCTCTCGCCATCGTGGTGATCGGCGGCCTGGTTACTTCTACCTTACTCACGTTAGTGGTACTACCGACGTTGTACAAGTGGTTTGAGGAAAAAAGCGTTGAGGCATAG
- the mnmA gene encoding tRNA 2-thiouridine(34) synthase MnmA: MTKGCIIVGISGGVDSAVTALLLKQQGYKVIGLFMKNWEDDDSDEYCSSRQDLIDAVSIADTIGIPIETVNFAKEYKDRVFSHFLREYAAGHTPNPDILCNSEIKFKAFLEHAVNLGADSIATGHYAQIRKIDGNYQLLKAIDSSKDQSYFLYRLNQMQLSKAMFPLGALLKSQVREIARQHNLSNYAKKDSTGICFIGERPFREFLNRYLPAQPGPIYTLDGQMVGEHMGLSFYTIGQRQGLGIGGQGLPWFVAAKNIANNHLIVVQGHDHPALLSTFLDATEVHWINHHIPDITRNYTAKIRYRQADVSCHFNTISNTLSSFKFSEVQWAVTPGQSVVIYDGEICLGGGIIANNQ, translated from the coding sequence ATGACTAAAGGATGTATTATCGTCGGCATATCCGGCGGAGTGGACTCCGCCGTTACTGCACTTCTGCTGAAACAGCAAGGCTATAAGGTCATTGGCCTCTTCATGAAAAACTGGGAAGATGACGATAGTGACGAGTATTGTTCCTCGCGCCAAGACTTGATAGATGCGGTCTCCATTGCCGACACCATCGGTATCCCCATCGAAACGGTGAATTTCGCCAAGGAATACAAGGATCGCGTATTCAGCCATTTCTTGCGCGAATACGCGGCCGGGCACACGCCCAACCCGGACATCCTGTGCAATTCTGAAATAAAATTTAAGGCTTTTCTGGAACACGCAGTCAATCTAGGCGCAGATTCCATTGCTACTGGACATTATGCGCAGATACGCAAGATAGACGGCAATTATCAATTACTCAAAGCGATAGACAGCAGCAAGGATCAAAGCTATTTTTTATATCGCTTGAATCAGATGCAATTGTCCAAAGCGATGTTCCCGCTGGGCGCACTGCTAAAGTCACAGGTGCGAGAAATCGCACGCCAGCACAATCTATCCAACTACGCCAAGAAAGACAGCACTGGAATCTGCTTCATCGGCGAGCGTCCATTTCGCGAATTTCTTAACCGCTACCTGCCTGCCCAACCCGGCCCGATATACACACTCGATGGTCAAATGGTCGGAGAACATATGGGCCTATCGTTCTATACCATTGGCCAGCGTCAAGGCTTAGGTATTGGCGGACAAGGCCTACCTTGGTTCGTAGCGGCCAAAAACATTGCGAACAATCACCTGATTGTAGTGCAAGGACACGATCATCCAGCTTTGCTGTCCACATTTCTTGATGCAACAGAAGTGCACTGGATTAATCACCATATACCTGATATTACGCGCAACTACACTGCTAAGATCCGTTATCGCCAAGCCGATGTAAGTTGCCACTTCAACACGATCTCTAACACCCTTAGCAGCTTTAAATTTAGTGAAGTACAATGGGCTGTCACCCCAGGGCAATCGGTGGTAATTTACGATGGCGAAATCTGTCTAGGTGGTGGCATCATTGCAAATAATCAGTAA